From Lolium perenne isolate Kyuss_39 chromosome 5, Kyuss_2.0, whole genome shotgun sequence, a single genomic window includes:
- the LOC127301318 gene encoding protein FAR1-RELATED SEQUENCE 5 codes for MAETSTGDHGLSSRPSPLLLWAASSGTVDASRACIVGGSTELSSGSGPCISESSCGGAGAASFEGGGKGSDPNLVGDDSRCQGSLSAGSRGGGFEGHGRAVAGWHLSLTASSCGAGSEGAGRASETEAAVAAPGWQRRVHRGNIPEGRDPDAGRVSALESAMRGFADRNTDFVIDPSLGTEFDSLSEAYDFYNLYSWEIGFGIRYGHSRKNVAGSKTVQEIICGCGGKPQRSNNTSVCCECPARIVLRRTDDHGWYISDHKSGHNHRLSETCAEKRNWPSHRNIDKYTKDLIRHLRENNVNLNKVYCVIGSFFGALGKVPFNKRSLRTLCAKINHEHSDDDVLKTMEVFREMRAHDPEFIDSVRVDGDSRVKALMWIDGRSKMQYKHFGDVITFDTTYRTNLYDMPFGLFVGVNNHFQSIVLGGVLLRDETIESFKWVFTEFVSLMGGKPPMTILTDQCRAMEVAIEDVLPDTTHRWCKWHVLRKAKERLGPVYSKNSGFRDEFHKIINSMLTTHEFECAWGFLIEKYGLQNHPFLTQIYEVRRRWAKPYFSGKFCAMQTSTQRSESANHMLKGYVPPGSSMNMFVRQYAKLQFDRESDESFEEKRTKLAGFVLQVGVPIELHASKLYTAAMYELFRKIIFESGAYVVEVVVPKLKYIARHVQSERRERWSKVSFEVNVSGDGDAYNCECGQFDHTGLLCCHALRVMINLGVQEIPKHHIMKRWTKNARDILPEHLAHYQKDSGPARSQTFRHSTLYISALQLVKMGDANVQSYHVLMACFADAKSKLAEISAEQDGMSLVEKESVEATGSSMTIVETNPDFADPAVRKRLHEGVKPPDRKRKLGRPTNAREKPGYEVGVQRSRYCTGCHTKGHTITTCPMRSHLPKKPRREATCSNCGLTGHRKTNCKVSFQDALAGM; via the exons ATGGCGGAAACAAGCACCGGCGACCACGGACTCAGTTCTAG GCCCAGCCCACTTTTGCTATGGGCTGCAAGCAGTGGTACGGTGGATGCATCCAGGGCTTGCATCGTTGGTGGATCTACAGAATTGAGCAGCGGTTCAGGCCCTTGCATCTCTGAGAGCTCatgcggcggcgccggcgccgccagCTTCGAGGGCGGTGGTAAGGGCAGCGATCCAAATCTAGTCGGAGATGATTCGAGGTGCCAAGGAAGCCTCTCCGCGGGCTCACGCGGTGGCGGCTTCGAGGGTCACGGCCGGGCTGTCGCGGGGTGGCACTTAAGCCTAACTGCGAGTTCATGCGGCGCCGGCTCCGAGGGTGCTGGCCGAGCAAGCGAGACGGAAGCAGCTGTAGCTGCTCCGGGCTGGCAGCGTAG GGTGCATCGTGGTAACATTCCAGAAGGTAGAGACCCGGATGCTGGAAGGGTTAGTGCATTGGAGAGTGCAATGAGGGGATTTGCGGATAGGAATACCGACTTTGTGATTGATCCATCCTTAGGAACTGAATTTGACTCCTTATCTGAGGCATATGACTTCTACAACCTATATTCTTGGGAAATTGGATTTGGTATTAGGTATGGGCACAGCCGGAAGAATGTTGCTGGCAGCAAGACAGTGCAGGAAATAATATGCGGTTGTGGG GGTAAACCTCAGAGAAGCAACAACACTTCAGTTTGCTGTGAGTGCCCTGCTCGTATTGTGCTCCGTAGAACAGATGATCATGGATGGTACATCAGTGACCACAAGAGCGGCCACAACCATCGTTTGTCTGAGACTTGTGCAGAGAAGAGGAACTGGCCTTCACATAGGAATATTGATAAGTACACAAAAGATCTGATTCGACATTTGAGGGAGAACAATGTAAACCTGAACAAGGTGTATTGTGTTATAGGCAGTTTCTTCGGAGCGCTTGGTAAGGTTCCCTTCAACAAGAGATCTCTACGCACTCTCTGTGCTAAGATTAACCATGAACATTCTGACGATGATGTCCTGAAGACCATGGAGGTTTTTCGGGAAATGAGGGCACATGATCCAGAATTTATCGATAGTGTTCGCGTCGATGGTGATAGTCGAGTGAAGGCATTGATGTGGATTGATGGTAGGAGCAAGATGCAATACAAGCACTTCGGAGATGTTATAACCTTTGATACAACATACCGGACAAATCTCTATGACATGCCTTTTGGACTGTTTGTTGGGGTAAACAACCACTTCCAAAGCATAGTACTTGGTGGTGTGTTGCTCCGCGATGAGACAATTGAGAGCTTCAAATGGGTCTTCACTGAATTTGTATCTCTAATGGGTGGGAAGCCTCCCATGACAATCCTTACAG ATCAATGTCGTGCAATGGAGGTAGCAATTGAAGATGTCCTTCCAGACACCACACATCGCTGGTGCAAGTGGCATGTTCTTAGGAAGGCAAAGGAACGCCTTGGCCCAGTTTATTCCAAGAATAGTGGTTTTAGGGATGAGTTCCACAAAATTATAAACAGCATGCTAACTACACATGAGTTTGAGTGTGCTTGGGGTTTTCTGATTGAAAAATATGGTTTGCAAAATCACCCGTTCTTGACCCAGATATATGAGGTACGCAGACGGTGGGCGAAGCCGTATTTTAGTGGCAAGTTTTGTGCAATGCAGACAAGCACTCAACGGAGTGAGAGCGCGAACCATATGCTCAAAGGCTATGTTCCACCTGGCTCATCAATGAACATGTTCGTTCGGCAATATGCTAAGCTGCAGTTTGACCGCGAATCTGAtgaaagttttgaggagaaaaggaCTAAATTG GCGGGGTTTGTGCTACAAGTCGGGGTGCCAATTGAGCTACATGCTAGCAAGTTGTACACTGCGGCAATGTATGAGCTGTTTCGTAAAATCATCTTCGAATCCGGTGCATATGTCGTGGAAGTGGTGGTGCCTAAATTAAAATATATTGCAAGGCATGTGCAAAGTGAGAGAAGGGAGCGTTGGTCGAAGGTTTCATTTGAAGTTAATGTTAGTGGCGATGGAGATGCATACAACTGCGAGTGTGGGCAATTTGACCACACGGGCTTGCTTTGTTGTCATGCTTTACGG GTGATGATAAACTTAGGTGTTCAGGAGATCCCTAAGCATCATATCATGAAGCGCTGGACGAAGAATGCTAGAGACATCTTGCCTGAACACCTTGCGCACTATCAGAAGGACAGTGGCCCTGCTAGATCTCAGACTTTTCGTCATTCGACTCTATACATTTCAGCGCTTCAGTTGGTGAAGATGGGTGATGCCAATGTTCAGAGCTACCATGTTCTGATGGCATGCTTTGCAGATGCTAAGTCAAAGCTTGCAGAGATAAGTGCTGAGCAGGATGGTATGAGCTTGGTTGAGAAGGAGTCTGTTGAAGCGACGGGATCAAGCATGACAATAGTGGAGACGAATCCAGACTTTGCAGACCCTGCAGTTCGCAAGCGATTGCATGAAGGTGTGAAGCCTCCAGATCGGAAGCGAAAGTTAGGCCGCCCAACTAATGCGCGTGAGAAGCCAGGATATGAAGTCGGGGTTCAACGATCTAGGTATTGCACTGGTTGTCATACAAAAGGGCACACAATTACAACCTGTCCGATGCGTAGCCATTTGCCAAAAAAACCTAGAAGGGAGGCCACTTGCAGCAATTGTGGTCTCACTGGTCATAGGAAGACAAATTGCAAGGTTTCGTTCCAGGATGCGCTGGCTGGCATGTGA